In Populus nigra chromosome 10, ddPopNigr1.1, whole genome shotgun sequence, the following proteins share a genomic window:
- the LOC133705472 gene encoding serine/arginine-rich SC35-like splicing factor SCL28 produces MPRNRSRSRSYSPRRRSRTPPRGRKRHDDEDRLRDSRSYRDRRSPAPSGLLIRNLPLDARPEDLRRSFEKFGPLKDIYLPKNYYTGEPRGFGFVKYRHSEDAAEAKQRMDHKTIGGREIRIVFAEENRKTPQEMRRTTHVSDRHGGSSRGRTSPRSPRHRHRSYSRSPSPARHDSRDRGVKDDYRSRRRSRSISHSRSPRDGRDYRADQQSLSPRENGPSPGERDHASGRSRTPRAYNNSPLRSRS; encoded by the exons ATGCCAAGGAACAGAAGCCGGAGCAGAAGCTACAGTCCTCGTCGCCGTAGCCGAACCCCTCCACGTGGCCGAAAGCGACACGACGACGAAGATCGCCTCCGTGACAGCCGTTCTTACCGTGACCGTCGCTCTCCCGCTCCCTCCGGCTTGCTCATTCGCAATCTCCCTCTCGATGCCAG GCCTGAAGATCTTAGGAGGTCATTTGAGAAATTTGGTCCCTTGAAAGATATTTATCTGCCCAAGAATTACTACACTGG GGAACCAAGAGGGTTTGGATTTGTGAAGTATCGCCATTCTGAAGATGCGGCTGAGGCAAAGCAACGGATGGACCACAAAACTATTGGTGGACGTGAGATAAGAATTGTTTTTGCTGAAGAGAACAGAAAAACACCTCAAGAAATGCGTAGGACCACTCACGTAAG TGATCGACATGGAGGCAGCTCCAGAGGGAGAACATCACCAAGGTCCCCAAGACACCGCCATCGTT cATACTCACGCTCACCTTCACCGGCTAGGCATGATTCAAG GGATCGTGGTGTGAAGGATGATTATCGCTCCCGACGGAGATCAAGATCCATTTCACACTCTCGTTCCCCACGAGATGGGAGAGACTATCGGGCAGACCAGCAGTCACTGAGTCCAAGGGAGAATGGGCCAAGCCCCGGGGAGAGGGACCATGCATCTGGCAGATCAAGGACTCCAAGGGCCTACAATAATAGTCCATTGAGGTCTCGTTCGTGA